The Castanea sativa cultivar Marrone di Chiusa Pesio chromosome 4, ASM4071231v1 sequence CCTTGGTGAAATAGTTTGGCCAAATTTTCGAGTGGAGAGCTAAAGGTCTGATTATGACTTCTTAAAATTGTTAACACAAGTGAGTTTTTGCTAATTAAAAAGAAACTATAAGTCTGACCTCTACATTTAGATCTAATTGCCTACTCCATGGTCAGAGTTCTACGTTTGAATCTTCCAAATCCTATTTCAGCTTCAGGGCTGTCTTGGGTTGAACCAAGCTTATAGGCCTGGTATTAAAATTTATGTAGTATCACCTAAATTACTTTTGAGTTGTTTTCTATCCATCATTTGGAATAACTTGTTATATTAGAATTACTAAAGCTCTTTTTGAATTGCAATCCTATCTTTTGGAATGACTTGTTTTATTGGAATTACCAGAGTTCTTTATGGATTGATGTCCCATCTTTTGAAATATTTACAGGGGCCAAGAGCATCTTCCTTTGTTCCACATTTGTTTCACAGGTCTATTAGAGTTCTGTGCAATGCTAATACTTCTGAAGGATTCAATCCTTCAAAGGATGCATCATTCCCAGAAATCCATCTTAAGACGGGGGAAATCACAGGGCTTATAGGTGGCCTTGCCCCATCTCGCCGATCAATTCTTGCTTTCTTTGCAGGCCGTTTACATGGCCACATTAGGTACCTACTACTAGAGCAATGGAAACACAAAGACCAAGATGTGCAAGTCTATGACCAACTTCCTGATAAAGTATCTTATAACTCAATGTTGAAGAAGAGTAGGTTTTGCTTATGCCCAAGTGGATATGAAGTAGCAAGTCCAAGAGTTGTGGAGGCAATCTATGCTGAGTGTGTGCCAGTGTTGATTTCTGATAGTTATGTACCACCTTTCAGTGATGTTCTAAATTGGAAGTCATTTTCTGTACAAGTGGAAGTGAAGGACATACCAAATATCAAAAAGATATTGATGGGCATATCTCAAAGGCAGTACTTGAGACTGTACAAGAGAGTAAAACAAGTTCAAAGACATTTTGTTGTGAATGGACCTCCTAAGAGATTTGATGTTTTCCACATGAGTGTTCACTCTATTTGGCTTAGAAGGTTAAACACCCAAATTCAAGATCAATAACTGCAGATGAATGGATTGGAATTGATTGGAGTTGCCGTTCAATTGAACCCATGTCAAGGGAATTTCTAATAAATTGATAAGGTTTTGGAGAATTTTCCAAATAAGATTTTGAGCTTTgactagtggattattgacaatcttttattttattaaagaagTAAATGTGGGGCTATCAGATTGTTTTATGGGTTACTAAGATAGTTTATCTTGAACTTTATTAAGTTAAATTTATCATTAACAACATAAATCATGTTTATTTAAGTATATAGTGACTGTTTCAAGTCGATTTTTATGCCTAGAGTGATAATATTAGCAGAAGAGCCTCATAGCATACCATGCCTGGGTCAGGCCACTAAAGATGAGCAAGCACCTCCTAAAGCATGATCAGTAGGAGACGAGGACAAAATGATACAACTATTAGTTTATGACAACCAACAACCATCGTTTCTCAGATTTGGAGTCCCTAGTGACACAAATATTAGATTAGATGCACAGGCCAAACATTACAAGTTACACCGCAAGAAAATATAGCCCTTAGAATTAACAATTGTTTGAGTTTGTAGCATTAGTTATTAACTATTATACACACAAATTTGGTAAATATTAATGTCACAAAATTAGAAGCTTTAATTATCTAGTGCTTAGAGAAAGATGATTTTCTTAACTGATATGAAATTCTCCACTTGCATGAACCTCTTTGACCCTCTTATCATactcatcttcttcatcatcttcttcctccaCCTCTGCATCTATGTCTTCACTGCCTTCCTCATTTTCTTCAGCTCCCCAGCCAAAGCCCTTGACAGGCCTAGATGATGGAGGTGGGTTTCTTGCCTCCCCcacaattttcatgatctcatCTGCGCTTTGAAGAGAGAAGCTTGGGTTGTCTCTCTGGTAATAGATAGCTTGATTAGACTCTGTTAGTTCTCTTGGCAAGTTCTTTAAAAACCAAGGGTGGTTCTTGATGTCTTTAAGTGTAATTCTCTGCAAGACCAACAATGGCTGTTAGTTCCATAAGAAAGTAGTGGCTCAATCCAAGTACTAACATTAAATAAAGGTGTTTTTATTATGACAAGTACATGTCACAAACACATAACCTAAGCAGTGGCTAGGACACATACCTGTCAATTAAGCACACCAGCCACTAAAAGGAACAAATATTGTGTTACTGATCCCAGTTGTTTTGGGGATTAAATCAAATGAATCAATACACAAGCATAAGTCACACCGATTGTCCCCTTCTTAAATTCTATTAGAATCCAGCCAAGCTGAAATGACACTGAGTGCTCTCATGGTGCTTGTGATTTGCACTTCAAATGAATCAAGTCTTTGGGACACATTCTAAGCaaagaaaaccaaatttcaaCTAAGCCAATATAAACCCTCAGAAGCAGCGTGTGGTTTCAAGTCTATAAATTGCTCTATAAAGTCATTAAATTCTGAGAGACAGTCAATAGGATATTAGGAATTCAGGTTATATGGTTCGATAAGTAATGCTGAGCATTCTGCCTTTGCAGTAGATCGTGACAAACAGTGGCCTTCTGAGTGGATTTAGTCCTGCCAGGAgctctaatttaaaaaatgaaaaagggggggggggggggatggtaATTTTTGAGGTGAACCTAATAGAAGAGATCATACTGATATGCCAACTAAAACAATATAAACTTGAAATGAGTAACTGGGATAAATTGGCTAGATCTATTGCCACCTTGTTATGGACAGTGACATACTATTTTACACAGAAACCTCGAAAATGGTACAATAAGAAATGCAGAGAATAAGAACACAGCACACAAAAAAGGGGCAAGATACAGTTTAACTATGAGTAAGAAACAAGCACCTTCCCAGAAAATGAAACAATGCATGactttcaaaatatgaatctaaCCTTAAGCATTTCATAGAAAAGTGGAATGAGCAATAAATGGCATCATGTATATGGAGGGGTTGCAATGTCAATCAGGAAAAAAATTCCTTCATCCATGCCCTATACGGCCCCCATAGAGCACCCATACCAATCAATCTTGCCATCAATGCtaaatttcttttcaataaCAAAGTAAATGGTAAGCAAACACATTATTACTCTACATAATGTTAATGCTCCAAGGAAATTTCCCAGAAATAgggaaagataaaatttgtaggGTTCATTAAAAAGTAATTTCCAATGAGAACAAAAGGTTTAAGAAGGTGTCTTCTAGAATACTTATATGATATTGACAAGCTAATCAGACATGGTAGCTGCAATACATTGTAGCTCACCCAAATTTCAGTGATCAGAACCAAATTTAGTAACAGTAGCATGATACATACCCTGGATGGAGTTGCAACAAATATGCGAGAAAGCAGGTGTTTGCAATCTTGAGATATGTGAACATAGTCAGGGATTTTGTACTGAACAGCCATTATTTTCTGCCAAAGAATgacaaaaaaggaagaaaatgtcAACACTAAAATAACAAAcactcatattttattaaactttGGAGATGATATTTTTACCTGAATTGTTTTCCTAAAATTCCTGGGATCATCTTGGTCTTCGAAAGGATATGCTCCCACCAGCATAACATAGAGAGTCACTCCACATGACCATACATCTGCCATCTAAATGAAAGCAAGAAAGATATAATTGTTTCTACAATGAACTAGTTAAAGTTAGTGCTGTGTTTAAAGCTACTCAAAGTTGTAATGTGAATGAATATACCATGTAACAGGCCTGTTAACCATATCTTGTTGTGTTTCATTAAAATACGacttacaaaaacttgaaagcTGCTTATTATTGGATAGCATGAccagaaatataagagaaatgaATTAAGATAAAAATTACGCAGAAAGGGGAAATTTTTAACTCCCTCTCAAACTTGCACTCGTTATCTACAATTAGTAACATATGGGCGGTTGCTAGTGACATAAACATGTATGGTCAATtttaggtggcgtttggtatggggtaatgttttaggattctcaggaatggttaaagattctcatgtttggttgcaaattacgctagggaatcagatgccaggggaatccttaaacccctctcagtaggaatgtgaattccctttaaaacaggtgggaatccagattcccaaacttaaaagaaattgtattttttataaattgacaattttaacattttttccttattatttaagcaattaagataaactataaaacaaattatcaatatcttctctcttgtctttatcttttcccgccaaaacaacataaacaggataaataactctgctaatagttatttttgtattattcttgtcattttgaaatgttagatcgcagttttaatgaatgtgttgctaattgatagtttatataatgttttttatctatctatttagagtaagatatttttttaaaggactaattaatagtttatatatattttttcattatttatttaaaggaagatttttttttaatgggcttggtacttcacattcaaatctaaggacaaaatgggaaaaacaaataattcatttaagattcctgggaatacaccaaacattatcatctcacattcctaggaatctcccaatgaaaccaaacataggaatagctacattcctaggaatatGATTCCTAGGAACCACATTCCTGGGAATTtagatgccaggagtaatgtggattcctcgtaccaaacgccacattagtATACTAACACTCCCATGGTATCAAAAGATTTTATGAGCCAAACATGAAAACATGTATGGCCATATATGATGACTAATCGAAGGCATAATATGCATAAAGAGATGACCCATTTAAGGTTCATATGTGATACTTGACAGACACATTAGCAAAGAAATAAATGGAGGAGCAGCCAATCAAAACGACCCCCCTAAAGTAAGAGAgtgtatcaaaattttaaaacttaggGGGCAAAACCAAAAGATcctcaaactttaggggtgtattTTGCActttggccattttttttttaaatttttataaatgtaaTTAACCTCATCCATGGCATAGTTCTAGAAAACAAAGACCCCTTTCTCTCTATCTTccactaagaaaataaaaaagtgacacttaaaaagacaaaactaaGTTTTCACATGGTTGTTAGTGGAAGCTGAAGCGATAAACCTCCACTATTCAAGAACCAATCATAAGCCAGTGGAGTCAACAAGTGCTCCATTgttgttattaattaatacaGTGCAAAGACCAAGCATGCCTTCAAATTCGGCCAAAATTGAAGTTTCAAACCGTATGGCCACATGGAGTGTCCATAAAAGTCACGGTCTATGTTAAGTGCACATTAAATAAAGGCAACCTTATTGATGTAACAGCAGGAAATGCTAAAATGCACCATTTGGTCTTGCAATTTGCATTGAAGCCAACCCTTTCACAGTACAAACAAGCCATGAAGAGTAATCCATATAATAGGACGGTTACAAAAATGTCTTTTCCATAATGAAAGAGGTACCCAATCCTTAAAAGAAACTTAAAACTTCAATAGTACCAATTATCAtgctctttattttattttattgtattatttaaacTATTCGCACACTTATCCTAGTTAGT is a genomic window containing:
- the LOC142633140 gene encoding serine/threonine-protein kinase SRK2A-like: MDKYEVVKDLGAGNFGVARLLRHKETKELVAMKYIERGLKIDENVAREIINHRSLRHPNIIRFKEVVLTPTHLAIVMEYAAGGELFERICNAGRFSEDEARYFFQQLISGVNYCHSMQICHRDLKLENTLLDGSPAPRLKICDFGYSKSSLLHSRPKSTVGTPAYIAPEVLSRREYDGKMADVWSCGVTLYVMLVGAYPFEDQDDPRNFRKTIQKIMAVQYKIPDYVHISQDCKHLLSRIFVATPSRRITLKDIKNHPWFLKNLPRELTESNQAIYYQRDNPSFSLQSADEIMKIVGEARNPPPSSRPVKGFGWGAEENEEGSEDIDAEVEEEDDEEDEYDKRVKEVHASGEFHIS